Proteins encoded together in one Microcebus murinus isolate Inina chromosome 18, M.murinus_Inina_mat1.0, whole genome shotgun sequence window:
- the LYRM9 gene encoding LYR motif-containing protein 9: MRLCISFHACQWSLRPALGWDFRRTERPAQPRVRAPWGGHEGDLPLLCVQPASPRTGTSARAEHRTWLDALGVMLCIFQGQRVLGMAPLPGAELVQRPLQLYRYLLRCCRQLPTKGIREHYKHAVRQSFRVHSDEDNPERIQQIIKRAIEDADWIMNKYKKQN, translated from the exons ATGAGGCTGTGCATCTCCTTCCACGCTTGCCAGTGGTCTTTGCGGCCTGCTCTGGGCTGGGATTTCCGCAGGACTGaacgcccagcccagcccagagtgCGGGCTCCGTGGGGTGGGCACGAGGGGGACCTGCCTCTGCTCTGTGTCCAGCCTGCTTCCCCTAGGACTGGGACCTCAGCCAGGGCTGAGCATAGAACTTGGCTTGATGCCTTAGGAGTGATGCTCTGTATTTTCCAGGGGCAGAGGGTCTTGGGAATGGCCCCGCTGCCGGGGGCAGAGCTGGTCCAGAGGCCGCTGCAGCTCTACCGCTACTTGCTGCGCTGTTGCCGGCAGCTGCCGACCAAGGGCATCCGGGAGCATTACAAACACGCGGTCAGGCAG AGTTTCCGGGTTCATTCGGATGAAGACAACCCTGAGAGAATCCAGCAGATTATTAAGCGAGCCATTGAAGATGCCGATTGGATCATGAACAAA tataaaaaacaaaactga